From Salinicola endophyticus:
ACCAGTGGCTGCTCCTCATCGAAGAGAAGATCCACGACACACGGCAATCACTGAATCAGCTCAGCGCCAGGGTCAGCTCTGTTTTGGAGCAAATTCCTGAAGGACTCGATGTCAGCCGCAACGTCAGCCAGCAGCCGTTCGTCACGCCTGTTTTCACGGGCGGTCAAATGGGATGGCAAGCCGTCATGCTCCTGATGCAGTACGACGGTATCGTGCGCGACGTGCTTCTGGGACATCACATTGGGCTTATTGGCAACAAGCAGCGAGGGGCGATGATTCGTGATCAGGGCGGCCATGCCTTGCGATCGCTCTGCTATACCCCCGTGAAGTTTCCTGGTTTCAGTGGTGCCACGCGTGATGATTTCGCCGCGAACAACGCCAAGGCGCGTAACGCTCTCGAGAAATTTGGCGAGCTGCCCCAGGACATTCTGGAAGGGAAACGCCGCAGCGAATTCGCCCCTGCGATCCGTCGGGAGGAATCTGCACTGGCCGAGTCTGGCCAGGAGGAACTCGAAGGCACCGAGTTAGACGCTGATCAACTGCTAAGTGCATCGCCAGAAGCTGAAGACTGAAGTCAGATCAGGGTGATGCCACTGCCATCACTCAGCCGAGGGCGGCACCGGGCACCCAGGGTGATGCCACTGGCATCACTCAGCCGAGGGCGGCAGCGGGCACCCAGGGTGATGCCACTGGCATCACTCAGCCGAGGGCGGCAGCGGGCACCCAGGGTGATGCCACTGGCATCACTCAGCCGAGGGCGGCACCGGGCACCCAGGGTGATGCCACTGGCATCACTCAGCCGAGGGCGGCAGCGGGCACCCAGGGTGATGCCACTGGCATCACTCAGCCGAGGGCGGCACCGGGCACCCAGGGTGATGCCACTGGCATCACTCAGCCGAGGGCGGCACCGGGCACCCAGGGTGATGCCACTGGCATCACTCAGCCGAGGGCGGCACCGGGCACCCAGGGTGATGCCACTGCCATCACTTAGCCGAGGGCGGCAGCGGGCACCCAGGGTGATGCCACTGGCATCACTCAGCCGAGGGCGGCAGCGGGCACCCAGGGTGATGCCACTGGCATCACTCAGCCGAGGGCGGCACCGGGCACCCAGGGTGATGCCACTGGCATCACTTAGCCGAGGGCGGCACCGGGCACCCAGGGTGATGCCACTGGCATCACTTAGCCGAGGGCGGCACCGGGTGGCTCCACATTCTTCTATTCGTACATCCGAGGACACATCGTGGCCAAAACGACTGCACTGGATAAGCATCGAGAACTTGCACTGGATGAGCCACGGGACTTTGCACTGGATCAGTACGCAAAGGGCCTTTTAAAACCTTTTAAGGGTAAAGGGGAGGTGATCCGGTTTCGGGACGAACTAGAGCCGGAGTGCCGCCGACTCTGGCAAGAAGCCGCGGACTTTGCGAATCGGTACAACAAGACGGTGGTCCAGGTGGGGCTGTGGCTCAAACCCCACAATAACAGTGGCGGGCGAGTGCGAGCTGTGCAGTGGCGCGATAAGGCGCAAACCCAGATGGGGCGACGCCTTCTCGAAGCCGTGCTTCAGCACGGCAATGTTTCTGTGGGCATGAAGCGTCAGTTGATTCAGATCGAGACCGAGCGCGCAATCTTCAACGCCAAGATCGCCGCAGCCACTCGACAGGTGGACCGACTGAATCGCCTGCTTAAAGATCTCGATGAAGTCGAAGCCATGATTTGATTCAGCCGGAGGCGGAAATAGGGCGGCTCCGGCCTTAACGTTTCTTACTGACGCTCTACCAGTATTGCCGCCAATGTAGTCGGACATTCATTCGATTCTGGAGGTTGAGATGAGCACGCATTTCATGGGCGAGGGGAACATCGGTTCGGATCCCGAGGTGAGGATGTTCCCGTCCAACGGTAACAAGCCGCCCCGCGGGCTTCTTCGATTGAATATTCGGTTCGACAACCCCGTCCCGACTGAAGAGGGTAACGTCGACAGGGGAGGTTTTTGGGCCAAAGTCGAGCTTTGGGATCGGGATGTCGAGCACTGGGCCCGTCTTTACCAGAAAGGCCAGCGGGTGATGGTATCTGGCAGGATGGTGCATGACGAATGGAAGGACAGCGAGGGTAATGATCGCTCAGAATTCAAGGTTCAGGCCGTCCGAGTCGGCATTTTGCCCTTTCGTATTGCGCAGGTCTTGCTCATGCAGCCTCAGAGCCAGCAGCAGGGGAGTCAGCCTCCATCGGCTTCTGTTCCTCAACCGAGCGTCTATGCGAAATCGGCGGGTCAAGATGGCGAGTGGGAGGATCCAGTGGGTCCTGAATCATGATCCGGATAATCGTGGGTGCCGGTGTTACTTTTCTGATTCTACTAGGTATTTACGTTAACGAGAGCACTACCCATATGAAAACACCGTTAAGTCGCCAAGAGATTCAGGATCTGCTTGGGGGGGATAGATGCATAGCTGAAAGGCTTCGCGAACGTCTGATCGATGGGGATGAACCGGTCCGACATTCTGAGCTGACTAGGTATCAGTATCAGTGTAGTGAGATGAAGATACTGAGCAATCAGCGCGAAGCTCTCAAGTAGTGCGGCCTGTTGCTAGTGGTCAATAATCAAAGGAATATTGATGACTAACTTGGACGTGGTGATTTGCCCCGGTTGCGCTAGCAGACTTCCGAAGTGTAACCGTGGCTGCAGGGAGTGCGGCTACGAAGACAACGAGGCTGGAAGAATCATGACCTTGGCCGAGATACTTTGCTTGCCAAGTTACCCAGCTTACGGAGTGGCGCGGCTGAATGATGTATCGCCGGCGTTCTTGGCTGCGTTGGTGAAAGCCGCGGGCGGGGAGTGAACATGTCCCTCATCACGATAAAGCTGTTGATTGTGATTGGCTGTTTGTTTTTTGTTATAGCGGCCTGGGGCTCAGATAACCGGTTTGTGTTGCTAATGCTATGTTTTGTGACCTCTGTGGTGGTCGTAATATGTGGGGAGTATATGGTGGGTTTGTTACTAGAGCTAAAAAATTAAACCCGAAAGTAACCTTGCCTCAGTTGTGGATGGCCACAAAGTATGTAGCTTGGTGCGAAGATCATGTTAGTCCCATCGTTCGTGTGCCCCGGCCGGCTGGGCGATGCGCAAGGCGAAAGAGTTGATTTGGTATGGTGCTGTTGGTGCTGGTGAGGATCGCCGCCCCAATTACTGATCTTTGAATAATCAACCTGCAATCGACTTGGTGTCTATCGAGAGCGGCAGCGGTATTCAAAGGAGTTTATCTGGCAATGTGTGCTCGCGATGGCGCGGTGTATCACCGGTTCTTCGTCCGTCCACGGTATGGTCAACGTCACGTTGTAGAGCAGTTGATCTTGGCGTTCACGGAACGCCAAGTCCAGGCCCGCGGCGCTCCTGATGGCTCCTTGCTCAAGCCCACTATTCTAAAAGCCGGCCAGGGTCGCTATCTGGTTCCGATGCGCTGGTGCAGCGGCGAGGTCATCACCATCGATGATGCCACCTCGGCCATATGGTTCTGGCTGGACGCCGATATCCCTTTCAACGGCTCTTTGGCGCAGCGCTTGGCGCACGCGCTGACTCAGCATCCGGGCGTGGAGTGCGTGGCAGAGGACAATACTCGTGGCGCAGGTTATGTCGGCGCTGAGGCCTGGATCATCGACGACGACCATTATCTGCTGCAGGGGGTTAACGTTTCCGACTGACGGTGCTGATCCAGCCCGTCAGGCTGGTCCCTGAATCCCCCAAGGGCCCCGAGTGATGTCTCGTCTCTTTCTCTGCGAAAAACCTGACCAGGCTCGTAAAATTGCAGCCACTCTCGGTGTCTCTCGCAAAGCCAATGGCTGTCTGCAGGGTGACGGAATGACCGTGACCTGGGCCTTCGGCCATCTTCTCGAGCAAGCACCCCCGGAGTCATATGATCCGGGATTGAAACGCTGGTCGCTGGAATCGCTGCCGATCCGTCCATCGCAATGGAAGCACGTCGTCCGTAAGGATGCTGGCAAGCAGTTCAAGATCATCCAGCAGCTGCTCAAGCAGTGCAGCGAAGTCGTGATTGCTACCGATCCCGATCGCGAGGGTGAAGTTATCGGGCGCGAGATCCTTGATGCCTGTGGCTACCGAGGCCGCGTCTCTCGGCTCTGGCTCTCGGCGTTGAATGAACCGTCGATTCGTAAGGCACTGAGTAGCATCCATCCCGGAGAGGTGACGTGGCCGCTCTATCAGGCAGGCTTAGGGCGCTCACGAGCCGACTGGCTCGTGGGCATGAACCTGACAAGAGCTTTTTCGATCCTAGCGCAGCAGCAGGGGCACCAGGGCGTGCTATCAGTAGGCCGTGTTCAGACCCCAACGCTGGCCCTTGTGGTTAGAAGAGATCAGGAGATCGCCAACTTCGTTTCCAAGCCATTCTTCGAAGTGATGGCAAGCCTGCAAGCTCGGGATGGGGTGTTTCAGGCCACGTGGCTGCCTGGCAACGACGACTGGCTCGATGGGGAGGGCCGTTGTATCCATCAGGAGGCAGCGCGCTCGGTGG
This genomic window contains:
- a CDS encoding PFL_4669 family integrating conjugative element protein; the protein is MAGNEPRVGQLRSKIEMTLHTYPGVLVWHGRGVESGKPQVVGLKQFLSLAGRIHQAAAKDDPYADQWLLLIEEKIHDTRQSLNQLSARVSSVLEQIPEGLDVSRNVSQQPFVTPVFTGGQMGWQAVMLLMQYDGIVRDVLLGHHIGLIGNKQRGAMIRDQGGHALRSLCYTPVKFPGFSGATRDDFAANNAKARNALEKFGELPQDILEGKRRSEFAPAIRREESALAESGQEELEGTELDADQLLSASPEAED
- a CDS encoding DUF3158 family protein, coding for MAKTTALDKHRELALDEPRDFALDQYAKGLLKPFKGKGEVIRFRDELEPECRRLWQEAADFANRYNKTVVQVGLWLKPHNNSGGRVRAVQWRDKAQTQMGRRLLEAVLQHGNVSVGMKRQLIQIETERAIFNAKIAAATRQVDRLNRLLKDLDEVEAMI
- a CDS encoding single-stranded DNA-binding protein, which encodes MSTHFMGEGNIGSDPEVRMFPSNGNKPPRGLLRLNIRFDNPVPTEEGNVDRGGFWAKVELWDRDVEHWARLYQKGQRVMVSGRMVHDEWKDSEGNDRSEFKVQAVRVGILPFRIAQVLLMQPQSQQQGSQPPSASVPQPSVYAKSAGQDGEWEDPVGPES